Proteins encoded in a region of the Mycolicibacterium chitae genome:
- the aceA gene encoding isocitrate lyase ICL2, with protein sequence MSTLNTSFQEYFEADIAATQAYFDSPRFEAVTRLYSARQVAEQRGTIPSDFPVAREAAAAFYPHLRELFKQKKSITTFGPYSPGQAVVMKRMGIEGIYLGGWATSAKGSISEDPGPDLASYPLSQVPEEAAGLVRALLTADRNQQYLRSRMSDEQRAATPAYDYRPFIIADADTGHGGDPHVRNLIRRFVEAGVPGYHIEDQRPGTKKCGHQGGKVLVPSDEQIKRLNTARFQLDIMRVPGIIVARTDAEAANLIDSRADERDQPFLLGATNLKVPAYKSCFLALMRRFHQLGVTELNGHLLYALPDAEYAAAEAWLERHGLLAQVADAAKAWLDGAETLLDATFDKVESAFVEAWQDDAGLDTYGGAVGDLLEYREREGESAAMTAAEWREFAATASLFSAREKAKELGADVAWDCELAKTPEGYYQVRGGIPYAIAKSLAAAPFADILWMETKTADLADAREFAEAIHAVYPDQMLAYNLSPSFNWDTTGMTDDEMRAFPEELGKMGFVFNFITYGGHQVDGVACEEFATSLRQEGMLALARLQRKMRLVESPYRTPQTLVGGPRSDAALAASSGRTATTKAMGKGSTQHQHLVQTEVPKKLLEDWLALWGEHYQLGEQLRVELRPRRAGSDILELGIYGSAPDPLANVVVDPIKDRHGRSILTVRDQNTFAEQLRQKRLMDLIHVWLIHRFKAEIVYYVTPTEDNIYQTEKMKSHGIFSNVYPEVGEIIVADVNQPRIEELLAADGAALGRLIRKED encoded by the coding sequence ATGTCAACTCTCAACACAAGCTTCCAGGAGTACTTCGAGGCAGACATCGCCGCGACTCAGGCGTATTTCGACAGCCCCCGGTTCGAGGCGGTGACCCGGCTGTACTCCGCGCGCCAGGTCGCCGAGCAACGCGGCACCATCCCGTCGGACTTTCCGGTGGCGCGCGAGGCGGCCGCCGCCTTTTACCCGCACCTGCGGGAGCTGTTCAAGCAGAAGAAGAGCATCACCACGTTCGGCCCCTACTCGCCGGGGCAGGCAGTGGTCATGAAGCGGATGGGCATCGAGGGCATCTACCTCGGCGGCTGGGCGACCTCGGCGAAGGGCTCGATCAGCGAGGACCCGGGCCCGGACCTGGCCAGCTATCCGCTCAGTCAGGTGCCCGAGGAGGCGGCCGGGCTGGTGCGGGCGCTGCTGACCGCCGACCGCAATCAGCAGTACCTGCGTTCGCGGATGTCCGACGAGCAGCGCGCCGCCACCCCCGCCTACGACTATCGGCCGTTCATCATCGCCGACGCCGACACCGGCCACGGCGGTGATCCGCACGTGCGCAACCTGATTCGGCGGTTCGTCGAGGCCGGCGTGCCCGGCTATCACATCGAGGACCAGCGGCCGGGCACCAAGAAGTGCGGCCATCAGGGCGGCAAGGTGCTGGTGCCCTCCGACGAGCAGATCAAGCGGCTCAACACCGCCCGCTTCCAGCTCGACATCATGCGGGTGCCGGGCATCATCGTGGCCCGCACCGACGCCGAGGCCGCCAACCTGATCGACAGTCGCGCCGACGAGCGCGATCAGCCGTTCCTGCTCGGCGCCACCAACCTCAAGGTGCCCGCCTACAAGTCGTGCTTCTTGGCGTTGATGCGCCGGTTCCACCAGCTGGGGGTCACCGAACTCAACGGCCACCTGCTCTACGCGCTGCCCGATGCCGAGTACGCCGCGGCCGAGGCCTGGCTGGAACGCCACGGTCTGCTGGCGCAGGTGGCCGATGCGGCCAAGGCCTGGCTCGACGGCGCCGAAACCCTGCTGGACGCCACCTTCGACAAGGTCGAATCGGCCTTCGTGGAGGCCTGGCAGGACGACGCCGGGCTGGACACCTACGGCGGCGCCGTGGGCGATCTGCTCGAATACCGTGAACGCGAGGGCGAATCGGCGGCCATGACGGCGGCCGAGTGGCGGGAGTTCGCGGCCACCGCGTCGCTGTTCTCGGCCCGGGAGAAGGCCAAGGAGTTGGGGGCCGACGTCGCCTGGGACTGCGAACTCGCCAAGACCCCCGAAGGTTATTACCAGGTGCGCGGCGGCATTCCGTACGCCATCGCCAAGTCGCTGGCCGCGGCCCCGTTCGCCGACATCCTGTGGATGGAGACCAAGACCGCCGACCTGGCCGATGCGCGTGAGTTCGCCGAGGCCATCCACGCGGTGTACCCGGACCAGATGCTGGCCTACAACCTGTCCCCGTCGTTCAACTGGGACACCACCGGCATGACCGACGACGAGATGCGCGCCTTCCCCGAGGAACTCGGCAAGATGGGCTTCGTCTTCAACTTCATCACCTACGGTGGCCATCAGGTCGACGGGGTGGCCTGCGAGGAGTTCGCCACCTCGCTGCGCCAGGAGGGCATGCTGGCGCTGGCCCGCCTGCAGCGCAAGATGCGGCTGGTCGAATCCCCTTATCGCACACCGCAAACACTGGTCGGCGGCCCCCGCAGCGACGCCGCGCTGGCGGCCTCCTCCGGCCGGACGGCGACCACCAAGGCGATGGGCAAGGGCTCCACCCAGCACCAGCATCTGGTGCAGACCGAGGTGCCCAAGAAGCTGCTGGAGGACTGGCTGGCGCTGTGGGGCGAGCACTATCAGCTCGGCGAGCAGTTGCGCGTCGAGTTGCGCCCGCGCCGCGCCGGCTCGGACATCCTCGAGCTCGGCATCTACGGCAGCGCGCCCGACCCGCTGGCCAACGTGGTGGTGGATCCGATCAAGGACCGGCACGGCCGCAGCATCCTGACGGTGCGCGACCAGAACACCTTCGCCGAGCAGTTGCGGCAGAAGCGCCTGATGGACCTGATCCACGTGTGGCTGATCCACCGGTTCAAGGCCGAGATCGTCTACTACGTGACGCCGACCGAGGACAACATCTATCAGACCGAGAAGATGAAGTCGCACGGCATCTTCAGCAACGTCTACCCCGAGGTCGGCGAGATCATCGTCGCCGACGTGAACCAGCCCCGCATCGAGGAGCTGCTCGCCGCCGACGGCGCGGCGCTGGGCC
- a CDS encoding serine/threonine-protein kinase PknH/PknJ → MTGTIGIGSVVSGYRIQGKLGAGGMGTVYAAADPELPRLDALKVMSAELSADPEFRARFRREADIAASLDHPNIVSVYDRGESAEGRLWIAMQLVDGTDADAALRAGTMTPQRAVHIVAAVAEALDYAHSRRVLHRDIKPANFLLSGPVGPEERVLLSDFSIARAADDAGMTATNAVMTTMAYAAPEVLDGRNVDHRSDLYSLGCALFQLLTGRTPFADAPSMAAQAMAHLQRPAPRPSEFAPLTPAFDAVVGTAMAKDPAHRYPSGRALAAAAADALHRQAPPQPRFTPPPPPPRSRTGVKLAAAAGAALLVGAGVSAAVVLRDDPAPAPSAAPTTAAPAPAAVTLADADLPDALLPAEEISAVMGIPMQASGSSGGFYNDRLINVPECTAVMYPAQQSAFQNSGATAPFTQVVNPVDTQIKASVVQSVIAFGTAELARSFVDRQAGLWPGCAAKTAQVSKGSGEPTDDWRLGNTARTDETLTVTNSRVGSEVTCQRALRPVANVVVDVNACLTGAVGDRADTLAGQIADQISSGNGG, encoded by the coding sequence GTGACGGGGACCATCGGCATCGGCTCGGTAGTGTCCGGCTACCGGATACAGGGCAAGCTCGGCGCCGGCGGCATGGGCACCGTGTACGCGGCGGCCGATCCTGAACTGCCCCGGCTCGACGCGCTGAAGGTGATGTCGGCCGAACTGTCCGCCGATCCGGAGTTCCGGGCCCGCTTCCGGCGCGAGGCCGACATCGCCGCGAGCCTGGATCATCCCAACATCGTCTCGGTGTACGACCGCGGCGAGTCCGCCGAGGGGCGCCTGTGGATCGCCATGCAGTTGGTCGACGGCACCGACGCCGACGCGGCCCTGCGCGCGGGCACCATGACCCCGCAGCGCGCGGTGCACATCGTCGCCGCGGTGGCCGAGGCCCTGGACTACGCGCACTCCCGGCGGGTGCTGCACCGCGACATCAAACCCGCCAACTTCCTGCTGTCCGGGCCCGTCGGCCCCGAGGAGCGGGTCCTGCTCAGCGATTTCAGCATCGCCCGCGCGGCCGACGACGCCGGGATGACCGCCACCAACGCGGTGATGACGACCATGGCCTATGCGGCCCCGGAGGTGCTCGACGGCCGGAACGTCGATCACCGTTCGGACCTGTACTCGCTGGGTTGCGCGCTGTTCCAGCTGCTGACCGGGCGCACGCCGTTCGCGGACGCGCCCAGCATGGCGGCCCAGGCCATGGCGCACCTGCAGCGCCCGGCGCCGCGCCCCAGCGAGTTCGCGCCGCTGACACCGGCTTTCGACGCGGTGGTGGGAACCGCGATGGCCAAGGATCCGGCCCACCGCTACCCGTCGGGTCGCGCGCTGGCCGCCGCCGCGGCCGACGCGTTGCACCGGCAGGCCCCGCCGCAGCCCCGCTTCACGCCGCCGCCTCCCCCGCCGCGGTCACGCACCGGCGTGAAACTGGCCGCCGCGGCCGGCGCGGCGCTCCTGGTGGGTGCCGGCGTGTCGGCCGCCGTGGTGCTGCGCGACGACCCGGCACCCGCGCCGAGCGCCGCACCGACCACTGCCGCCCCGGCCCCGGCGGCCGTCACCCTCGCCGACGCCGACCTGCCGGACGCGCTGCTGCCCGCCGAGGAGATTTCGGCGGTCATGGGCATCCCCATGCAGGCCAGCGGTTCGTCCGGCGGGTTCTACAACGACCGGTTGATCAACGTTCCCGAATGCACCGCCGTGATGTACCCGGCGCAGCAGTCGGCTTTCCAAAACAGCGGCGCCACAGCACCCTTCACGCAGGTGGTGAATCCGGTCGACACGCAGATCAAGGCCAGCGTCGTGCAGAGCGTGATCGCCTTCGGCACCGCCGAACTCGCGCGCAGCTTCGTGGACCGCCAGGCCGGGCTGTGGCCGGGCTGCGCGGCCAAGACCGCCCAGGTGTCGAAGGGTTCCGGCGAGCCCACTGACGACTGGCGGCTGGGCAACACCGCGCGCACCGACGAGACGCTGACCGTGACCAACAGCCGGGTCGGCAGCGAGGTCACCTGCCAGCGCGCGCTGCGGCCCGTCGCCAATGTCGTCGTCGACGTCAACGCCTGCCTGACCGGGGCGGTCGGCGACCGCGCCGACACGCTGGCCGGACAGATCGCCGACCAGATCTCCAGCGGTAACGGTGGGTGA
- a CDS encoding DUF4333 domain-containing protein → MNDAGPQWPDGSVPPTQGWQPPLPPTGPYQPGPPGQHPPAQPPPGYYPPPPGPYPGTYGQPQWQPGGYGPPPGFPMGPPPRRRRRTGPIVTAVVAAALIAVGIMAFWAPGFLRTEQLDINAVQDGVRHVLTDTAGGYGAGEVTDVRCNNGANPTIESGATFGCEATINGTPRQVEVTFADDRGTYWVGAPT, encoded by the coding sequence ATGAACGACGCTGGACCGCAGTGGCCCGACGGCAGCGTGCCCCCGACCCAGGGCTGGCAGCCGCCGCTGCCGCCGACCGGGCCCTATCAGCCCGGCCCGCCCGGCCAGCACCCGCCGGCTCAGCCACCGCCCGGCTACTACCCGCCGCCGCCCGGCCCCTACCCAGGCACCTACGGCCAACCCCAGTGGCAGCCCGGTGGATATGGGCCCCCGCCGGGGTTCCCGATGGGTCCGCCGCCGCGCCGCCGGCGCCGCACCGGGCCGATCGTCACCGCCGTGGTGGCCGCGGCGCTGATCGCGGTGGGCATCATGGCGTTCTGGGCGCCCGGATTCCTGCGCACCGAACAGCTCGACATCAACGCGGTCCAGGACGGCGTGCGGCACGTGCTGACCGACACCGCCGGCGGCTACGGCGCGGGCGAGGTGACCGACGTCCGCTGCAACAACGGCGCCAATCCCACCATCGAGTCCGGCGCGACCTTCGGCTGCGAGGCCACCATCAACGGCACCCCGCGCCAGGTCGAGGTCACCTTCGCCGACGACCGCGGCACCTACTGGGTGGGCGCGCCCACCTGA
- a CDS encoding DUF7373 family lipoprotein, with translation MTVRKLRSAALTVTAALLLGGCASTVSGTALRHPDFDPQAANPALLQPGNYPTTPRPALGPAGASGHLVEARRMADYTVLPFQVDPALVKSSGMGVGVIKDAAAVVKAFPAPIPAGADHNFVAGFTTLADNQGKQQRSIQNAVLRFASPEDAEAAAADMHARSAAVSNIFDETPRPTQPTGVPRYPDTRAVTWGGGGQENAKVLAFTPRGPFVLGQLTISVGGTEAAAETVAATLDQQIPLLDRFAPTPVADLSGLPLDATGLVARTLPPPADDRKVYQGSYGAHGILAFSNAPAVDARVFEQAGVTEAVIGRTTTYAARDADGAASIVDQFAKTMADNGFESAEAVPGLPGARCLQQLPPEKSRGTPPRFYCTGTADEIVFEVSAGQLADAHQMAAAQYLMLTAE, from the coding sequence GTGACGGTGCGAAAGCTGCGCTCGGCAGCGCTGACGGTGACGGCGGCGCTGCTGCTCGGCGGGTGCGCGAGCACGGTGAGCGGTACCGCGCTGCGCCACCCGGACTTCGATCCGCAGGCCGCCAATCCCGCCCTGCTGCAACCCGGCAACTACCCCACCACTCCGCGGCCCGCACTCGGCCCCGCGGGGGCCTCCGGTCACCTCGTGGAAGCCCGCCGGATGGCCGATTACACGGTGCTGCCCTTCCAGGTCGATCCCGCCCTGGTCAAGAGCAGCGGCATGGGCGTCGGCGTCATCAAGGATGCCGCGGCCGTCGTGAAGGCCTTCCCCGCGCCGATCCCGGCCGGGGCCGACCACAACTTCGTCGCCGGCTTCACCACGCTGGCCGATAACCAGGGCAAGCAGCAGCGCAGCATCCAGAACGCGGTGCTGCGGTTCGCCAGCCCCGAGGATGCCGAGGCCGCGGCGGCCGACATGCATGCCCGCAGCGCCGCGGTGTCCAACATCTTCGACGAGACTCCGCGGCCCACCCAACCGACGGGCGTCCCCCGCTATCCGGACACCCGGGCGGTGACCTGGGGAGGCGGCGGCCAGGAGAACGCCAAGGTGCTCGCGTTCACCCCGCGCGGTCCCTTCGTGCTGGGGCAGTTGACCATCTCGGTGGGCGGCACCGAGGCCGCCGCGGAGACGGTCGCCGCGACCCTGGACCAGCAGATCCCGCTGCTCGACCGGTTCGCGCCCACCCCCGTCGCGGACCTGTCCGGCCTTCCGCTGGACGCCACCGGCCTGGTGGCCCGCACGCTGCCGCCGCCCGCCGATGACCGCAAGGTGTACCAGGGCAGCTACGGAGCGCACGGCATCCTGGCGTTCTCGAATGCCCCCGCCGTCGACGCGCGGGTGTTCGAACAGGCCGGGGTCACCGAGGCCGTGATCGGACGCACCACCACCTACGCCGCGCGCGACGCCGACGGGGCCGCCTCGATCGTCGACCAGTTTGCGAAGACCATGGCGGACAACGGATTCGAATCCGCCGAAGCCGTTCCGGGACTGCCCGGGGCGCGATGCCTGCAGCAGCTGCCGCCCGAGAAGTCCCGCGGCACCCCGCCGCGCTTCTACTGCACCGGCACGGCCGACGAGATCGTCTTCGAGGTCTCGGCCGGTCAACTCGCCGATGCGCATCAGATGGCGGCCGCGCAGTACCTGATGCTGACCGCCGAATAG
- a CDS encoding serine/threonine-protein kinase, with protein sequence MPTGTVIAGYTIERKLGAGGMGTVYLARHPSLPRSDALKVLSAEFSADPQFRARFRREADLAAGLDHPNVVRVYTRGETDDGRLWMAMQYVEGTDAGAVLDAGPMDPARAVHIVAEVAKALDYAHSRKLLHRDIKPANFLLAGPAGPAERVLLADFGIARAADDATRLTATGSMVATVAYASPEAVEGRPLDHRSDLYSLGCALFRMLTDRTPFQGVGPMSAVMMAHVMRPPPRVSEVAPWVPPGFDAVIATAMAKDPAARYQSARDLALAAQTALAGGQPAPPPPPPDTPAAAYGEPAPSWMTDATQTYPSGYYSGPHTHPGPPHGRPRRRRRGLWLTAGALALVAVVVSAVLLIPRGEDRTPYPAQMFAHTFGATRLDQRPTAVAALGPGDADTALSLGVQPVALLAPGGTVPGWLRTLFDDEPTLLATADPTAIAAAHADLIIDTGIGLDRQLYDRLAAVAPTITRPNTSGLPFTPQLQLSWLGGILGEGTRAAEVARELGAEQSALRAENPEFADKTVTAFYFTSSGLSAALAESPAGAYLTSLGFTYNSKLPGRPDGAPEIPLHPDALFGYPSDVAVIVRTDPAAGNGAFGGLPDTFSAYGGAQLVVDEPDVVAALAGAGPAATRYLNDTLVPQLQDRLG encoded by the coding sequence ATGCCGACCGGCACGGTGATCGCCGGATACACCATCGAGCGCAAACTCGGCGCCGGCGGCATGGGGACGGTGTACCTGGCGCGGCACCCGTCGCTACCGCGCAGCGACGCCCTGAAGGTGTTGTCCGCCGAGTTCTCCGCCGACCCGCAGTTCCGCGCCCGGTTTCGCCGGGAGGCGGATCTTGCTGCGGGACTGGATCATCCGAACGTCGTGCGGGTGTACACCCGCGGTGAGACCGACGACGGCCGGTTGTGGATGGCCATGCAGTACGTCGAGGGCACCGACGCCGGCGCGGTCCTGGACGCCGGCCCGATGGACCCGGCCCGCGCGGTGCACATCGTCGCCGAGGTCGCCAAGGCGCTCGATTACGCCCATTCCCGCAAGCTGCTGCACCGCGACATCAAGCCCGCCAACTTCCTGCTGGCCGGGCCGGCCGGGCCGGCCGAACGGGTGCTGCTCGCCGACTTCGGCATTGCCCGCGCCGCCGACGACGCCACCCGCCTGACGGCCACCGGATCGATGGTCGCCACGGTGGCCTACGCGTCACCCGAGGCCGTGGAGGGCCGGCCGCTGGACCACCGCTCCGATCTGTATTCGTTGGGCTGCGCGCTGTTTCGGATGCTCACCGACCGCACCCCGTTCCAGGGCGTGGGGCCGATGTCGGCGGTGATGATGGCGCACGTCATGCGCCCGCCGCCGCGGGTCAGCGAGGTGGCGCCGTGGGTGCCGCCGGGCTTCGACGCGGTGATCGCGACGGCGATGGCCAAGGATCCCGCCGCCCGTTACCAGAGCGCCCGCGACCTCGCCCTCGCCGCGCAGACGGCGTTGGCCGGCGGCCAACCGGCGCCACCGCCACCGCCGCCCGACACGCCGGCTGCGGCCTATGGCGAACCCGCGCCGAGTTGGATGACCGACGCCACCCAGACCTATCCCAGCGGGTACTACAGCGGGCCGCACACCCACCCGGGCCCGCCGCACGGGCGTCCTCGCCGCCGTCGCCGCGGCCTCTGGCTGACCGCCGGGGCGCTGGCGTTGGTCGCGGTGGTCGTCAGCGCGGTGCTGCTGATCCCGCGCGGCGAGGACCGCACCCCGTACCCGGCGCAGATGTTCGCCCACACCTTCGGCGCCACCCGCCTCGATCAGCGGCCCACCGCCGTCGCGGCGCTGGGTCCCGGCGACGCCGACACGGCGCTGTCGCTGGGGGTGCAACCGGTGGCGCTGCTGGCCCCCGGCGGCACGGTCCCCGGTTGGCTGCGCACACTTTTCGACGACGAGCCCACCCTCCTGGCGACCGCCGACCCCACCGCCATCGCCGCGGCCCACGCCGACCTGATCATCGACACCGGCATCGGCCTCGACCGGCAACTCTACGACCGGCTCGCGGCGGTCGCACCGACGATCACCCGGCCCAATACCAGCGGGCTGCCGTTCACGCCGCAGCTGCAATTGTCCTGGCTCGGCGGCATTCTCGGCGAGGGCACCCGCGCCGCCGAGGTCGCCCGGGAACTCGGCGCCGAGCAGTCCGCACTGCGTGCCGAGAACCCGGAGTTCGCCGACAAGACCGTCACGGCGTTCTACTTCACCTCCTCGGGTCTGTCGGCCGCGCTGGCCGAGTCGCCGGCCGGCGCCTACCTGACCAGCCTGGGCTTCACCTACAACTCGAAGCTGCCCGGCCGGCCCGACGGCGCCCCGGAGATCCCGCTGCACCCCGACGCGCTGTTCGGCTATCCCAGCGATGTCGCGGTGATCGTGCGCACCGATCCGGCCGCCGGCAACGGCGCCTTCGGTGGGCTGCCCGATACCTTCAGCGCCTACGGTGGCGCTCAACTCGTCGTCGACGAACCCGATGTCGTGGCCGCCCTGGCCGGTGCGGGCCCGGCGGCCACGCGCTACCTCAACGACACCCTGGTACCGCAATTGCAGGACCGCCTCGGATGA
- a CDS encoding DUF7373 family lipoprotein, which translates to MGRSALRAVAAAAVALLLAGCATVHSGTAIRDPRADPRTVNTALLDPGDLLTTPRPALGTAGDRAAGALLEARRMAEFVVVPFEVDVTLNGVPPVPNGPVVSPDSLGMTFLNSLIPPAVHPHDFVTGFQSSAGTRAASLTRVTNVVLRFADPDNAAAAARDMGEATLQNPIVVNPSPEKQWRAVPREDRPEVLLYQSDGGGWTSVRAITAHGPYVLAQLTQDKSAENAIALALATVDKQRPALDRFVPTAVDQLAALPADPTGLIARSPVLPEGPRAHASGVYGPHAALNFMDDPVRDQPLFDDVGLQWMLLSMANVYQTRDATGAGQLADGFVAQVSDRKFTRAQPIAGMPTARCLTSPADDPTILDGPLTYCVAPVEEYLIEVTSTQPADAHQLVAAQYLMLVAP; encoded by the coding sequence ATGGGTCGGAGCGCGCTACGCGCCGTCGCGGCTGCCGCGGTGGCGCTGCTGCTCGCCGGCTGCGCAACGGTGCACAGCGGCACCGCCATTCGCGACCCGCGGGCGGACCCCCGCACGGTGAACACGGCCCTGCTCGACCCGGGCGACCTGCTCACCACGCCCCGACCGGCGCTGGGCACCGCCGGTGACCGGGCCGCCGGCGCGTTGCTGGAGGCCCGCCGGATGGCCGAGTTCGTGGTCGTGCCCTTCGAGGTGGATGTGACGCTCAACGGCGTGCCGCCGGTCCCCAACGGCCCCGTGGTCAGTCCCGACTCGTTGGGCATGACATTCCTGAACTCCCTGATCCCACCCGCGGTGCACCCGCACGACTTCGTCACGGGATTCCAGAGTTCGGCCGGTACCCGAGCGGCTTCGTTGACCCGCGTCACCAACGTCGTGCTGCGGTTCGCCGACCCCGACAACGCCGCCGCGGCCGCGCGCGACATGGGCGAGGCCACGCTGCAGAACCCGATCGTGGTCAATCCGAGCCCGGAGAAACAATGGCGCGCCGTCCCCCGCGAGGACCGCCCCGAGGTGCTGCTGTACCAATCCGACGGCGGCGGCTGGACCTCGGTGCGCGCCATCACCGCCCACGGCCCCTATGTCCTGGCGCAGCTGACTCAGGACAAATCGGCCGAGAACGCAATCGCTTTGGCGCTGGCCACCGTCGACAAACAGCGCCCCGCGTTGGACCGCTTCGTTCCCACCGCCGTGGATCAGCTCGCCGCGCTGCCGGCGGACCCCACCGGGCTGATCGCCCGATCGCCGGTGCTCCCCGAGGGCCCGCGCGCCCATGCCTCCGGGGTGTACGGCCCGCATGCTGCGCTGAACTTCATGGACGACCCGGTCCGCGATCAACCGCTGTTCGACGACGTCGGTCTGCAGTGGATGCTGCTGTCGATGGCCAACGTCTATCAGACCCGCGACGCCACCGGCGCCGGCCAATTGGCCGACGGCTTCGTCGCCCAAGTGTCCGACCGGAAGTTCACCCGGGCCCAGCCGATCGCCGGGATGCCCACGGCCCGCTGCCTGACCTCGCCCGCGGACGACCCGACGATCCTCGATGGGCCGCTCACCTACTGCGTGGCACCGGTCGAGGAGTACCTGATCGAGGTGACCTCGACCCAGCCCGCCGACGCACACCAATTGGTGGCCGCGCAATACCTGATGTTGGTCGCGCCGTGA
- a CDS encoding heme-binding protein, whose amino-acid sequence MSSIARRLAVGLIGTGAAAAILAVAPTVSADPLPPNCTAADLAGIASGVAASTSAYLFTHPEVNAFYTDLEGSDKAAITAAQDEYFEANPQVAAELAGIRAPLVDAQNRCGTSDTFDELP is encoded by the coding sequence ATGTCTTCCATCGCCCGCCGTCTCGCCGTGGGGCTCATCGGCACCGGGGCAGCCGCGGCGATCCTGGCCGTCGCTCCGACCGTGTCCGCCGATCCGCTGCCGCCCAACTGCACCGCCGCGGACCTGGCCGGCATCGCGTCCGGGGTGGCCGCGTCGACCTCGGCGTACCTGTTCACCCACCCCGAGGTCAACGCCTTCTACACCGATCTCGAGGGCTCCGACAAGGCCGCCATCACCGCGGCTCAGGACGAGTACTTCGAGGCCAACCCGCAGGTCGCCGCCGAACTGGCCGGCATCCGGGCCCCCTTGGTCGACGCCCAGAACCGCTGCGGCACCTCGGACACCTTCGACGAACTGCCCTGA
- a CDS encoding phosphotransferase yields MTAPGGEAELVPVLPAHRLDETALARYLREHLPGFDGEVQIRQFQGGQSNPTYHLATAEGQYVLRKKPPGKLLPRAHAVEREYRVISALADSDVPVPPARLLCTDESVLGTAFFVMDHVPGRVFPDRVLRDGTPEERAAAYADLARVLAALHRVDWRAAGLTDFGRPDGYLERQVALWTQQWEAARCEEMPQMDLLADWLPRHLPPDTEPACIAHGDYRLGNVLLGPAEPRIVAVLDWELATIGHPLADLAYTCLTYHFDAGPTGLEGVAGEDLSGTGIPSQDEFVAAYCEHADRPIPESLDVFLVFSMFRLASIVAGVWRRGLDGNAADARAGTDVFRNRYRAMAERAWELAQRV; encoded by the coding sequence ATGACCGCGCCGGGTGGCGAAGCCGAACTGGTGCCGGTGCTACCGGCCCACCGCCTCGACGAGACCGCGCTGGCCCGGTATCTGCGCGAGCACCTCCCGGGCTTCGACGGCGAGGTACAGATCCGCCAATTCCAGGGCGGCCAGAGCAATCCGACGTATCACCTGGCCACCGCCGAGGGACAGTACGTGCTGCGCAAGAAGCCACCGGGCAAGCTGCTGCCCCGCGCCCACGCCGTCGAACGCGAATACCGGGTGATCTCCGCACTGGCCGACAGCGATGTGCCGGTGCCCCCGGCCCGACTACTGTGCACCGACGAAAGCGTCCTCGGCACCGCGTTTTTCGTGATGGACCACGTGCCCGGCCGGGTCTTCCCGGACCGCGTGCTGCGCGACGGCACCCCCGAGGAGCGCGCCGCGGCCTACGCGGATCTGGCCCGGGTGCTCGCCGCGCTGCACCGGGTCGATTGGCGCGCGGCCGGATTGACGGACTTCGGCCGGCCCGACGGGTACCTGGAACGGCAGGTGGCGCTGTGGACCCAGCAGTGGGAGGCGGCCCGCTGCGAGGAGATGCCGCAGATGGACCTGCTGGCCGACTGGCTGCCGCGCCATCTCCCACCCGACACCGAACCCGCGTGCATCGCCCACGGCGACTACCGCCTGGGCAACGTGCTGCTCGGCCCCGCCGAACCCCGCATCGTCGCGGTCCTGGACTGGGAACTGGCCACCATCGGTCACCCGCTCGCCGATCTGGCCTACACCTGCCTGACCTATCACTTCGACGCCGGGCCCACGGGTCTGGAGGGCGTCGCCGGTGAGGACCTGAGCGGCACCGGGATTCCGAGCCAGGACGAGTTCGTCGCGGCCTACTGCGAGCATGCCGACCGACCGATCCCCGAGTCGCTGGACGTGTTCCTGGTGTTCTCCATGTTCCGGCTGGCCTCGATCGTCGCCGGGGTGTGGCGGCGCGGACTCGACGGCAACGCCGCCGATGCCCGCGCCGGTACCGACGTGTTCCGTAATCGCTACCGCGCCATGGCCGAACGCGCGTGGGAGCTCGCCCAACGGGTGTGA